In Bosea vestrisii, the following are encoded in one genomic region:
- a CDS encoding DUF3772 domain-containing protein has protein sequence MPMIPGLLRAFRQSGAALLLALALLLVPLATLAQPADPASGRARLDSIRGELTQIEASLTNPNVSDNELQRQRLRLQPLLDQLRVLTEEQGPRTEQAKLRLDQLGPKPDANAPPETPDVAREREARTKTFTEADEALKIGRATLLQGEQLQTSIGDLRRDRFAKALFAAGPSILNPEVWSTTLTAFPSDLRASQLIFGDWLSVFTTALFSARGVLVALAFLGAIALYVARARYMPRLTARLAANVEASDRHILYAALVRIVARTAPPALASWLIYAGLNTAGLLPPRIQPVVLAAVFGLALFAFVQALADALFAPGEPQRRLASVMESTARTVAWLAGSLAIVMAVGKVLEAWLQAIAAGLTLSIIVRGVVATVFAIILIAGLYRLRDNQEIEEEACLGPYVPVDGASLGPVRILGWIVGIVVILSVLLGYVVLATFLTEQVIWLGILAAAFVLLMQLIELGITSQLTGEGRFALTLRAGIGLRAATLQKIAVVLSGALKIVLIVVTIMLALAPWGLESTDFLTSLRAAFFGFQVGGVTVSLSSIVVAILIFALGLAATRSLQGWLEGKFLPTTALDTGLRNSITTAAGYVGYVAAVAIAFSSLGFSLERLTLVASALSVGIGFGLQSVVSNFVSGLILLWERPIRVGDQVVVGDAEGIVKRINVRSTEIETFDRSSVIVPNSNLVSGVVRNRVRSDRTGRVLISISVPRRLNPTDVRAMLLEAGEAHGDVLKKPPPAVMFKKLGTTTMDFDLICVVGEVDIVGRVTSDLNYVIHKRLAELETPVATELTVKGLEGVEHSLGEIAAAVSREVGRRAKPTSGRVTVKRSGPPPETEEEPEEAPASPPAKPEPAATGGKDETKD, from the coding sequence ATGCCGATGATCCCCGGCCTTTTACGAGCTTTCCGCCAGTCTGGCGCCGCCTTGCTGCTTGCGCTGGCGCTGCTGCTCGTGCCTCTGGCGACGTTGGCGCAGCCGGCCGATCCCGCGAGTGGGCGCGCTCGCCTTGACTCGATCCGGGGCGAACTCACCCAGATCGAAGCGTCGCTTACCAATCCGAATGTTTCCGACAACGAGCTGCAGCGCCAGCGCCTGCGGCTGCAGCCCTTGCTCGACCAGCTGCGTGTCCTCACCGAGGAGCAGGGACCGCGCACCGAGCAGGCCAAGCTCAGGCTCGATCAGCTCGGGCCCAAACCCGACGCCAATGCACCGCCCGAAACACCGGACGTCGCACGTGAGCGCGAGGCCCGTACCAAGACCTTCACGGAGGCGGATGAAGCACTCAAGATCGGGCGCGCGACGCTGCTGCAAGGCGAGCAGCTGCAAACCTCGATCGGCGATCTCAGGCGCGACCGGTTCGCCAAGGCGCTGTTCGCAGCTGGCCCGTCGATCCTCAATCCCGAAGTGTGGTCGACGACGCTGACGGCCTTCCCGTCCGATCTGCGCGCCTCGCAACTGATCTTCGGCGATTGGCTCTCGGTCTTCACCACAGCATTGTTCAGCGCGCGCGGCGTTCTCGTCGCGCTCGCCTTCCTCGGTGCGATCGCGCTCTACGTCGCGCGCGCCCGCTACATGCCGCGGCTGACCGCTCGATTGGCGGCAAATGTGGAAGCCAGCGATCGCCATATCCTCTATGCGGCGCTGGTGCGCATCGTCGCGCGGACGGCGCCACCGGCGCTGGCGAGCTGGCTGATCTATGCTGGTCTGAACACCGCTGGCCTGCTGCCGCCACGGATCCAGCCCGTCGTTCTCGCCGCGGTCTTCGGGCTCGCCCTGTTCGCCTTCGTCCAGGCACTGGCCGATGCGTTGTTCGCTCCCGGCGAGCCGCAGCGGCGCCTCGCCAGCGTGATGGAATCGACTGCCCGGACGGTGGCATGGCTCGCCGGCTCGCTCGCCATCGTGATGGCGGTGGGCAAGGTGCTGGAGGCCTGGCTGCAGGCGATCGCCGCCGGTCTCACTTTGTCGATCATCGTGCGCGGCGTCGTCGCCACCGTCTTCGCGATCATCCTGATCGCTGGTCTCTATCGCCTGCGCGACAACCAGGAGATCGAGGAGGAGGCCTGCCTCGGCCCCTATGTGCCGGTCGATGGTGCGAGTCTGGGACCGGTGCGGATTCTCGGCTGGATCGTCGGTATCGTCGTCATCCTCTCGGTCTTGCTCGGTTATGTCGTGCTGGCGACCTTCCTGACCGAGCAGGTGATCTGGCTCGGCATCCTCGCCGCCGCTTTCGTGCTGCTGATGCAGTTGATCGAACTCGGCATCACCAGCCAGCTCACCGGCGAGGGGCGCTTTGCGCTGACGCTGCGCGCCGGGATCGGCCTGCGTGCGGCGACGCTGCAGAAGATCGCCGTCGTGCTATCCGGCGCGCTCAAGATCGTGCTGATTGTCGTCACGATCATGCTGGCGCTGGCGCCCTGGGGACTGGAATCGACCGATTTCCTGACCTCGCTGCGCGCCGCCTTTTTCGGCTTCCAAGTCGGCGGAGTCACGGTCTCGCTGTCCTCGATCGTCGTCGCGATCCTGATCTTCGCGCTCGGGCTTGCGGCGACGCGCTCGCTGCAGGGTTGGCTCGAAGGCAAGTTTCTGCCGACGACCGCGCTCGATACCGGCCTGCGCAATTCGATCACCACGGCGGCGGGCTATGTCGGCTATGTCGCCGCGGTGGCGATCGCCTTCTCGTCGCTGGGCTTCAGCCTCGAGCGCCTCACCCTCGTCGCTTCGGCGCTCTCGGTCGGTATCGGTTTCGGCCTGCAGTCGGTGGTGTCGAATTTCGTCTCGGGCCTGATCCTGCTCTGGGAGCGCCCGATCCGGGTCGGCGACCAGGTGGTGGTCGGCGACGCCGAGGGCATCGTCAAGCGCATCAATGTCCGCTCGACCGAGATCGAGACCTTCGACCGCTCCTCGGTGATCGTGCCGAACTCGAACCTGGTCTCTGGCGTGGTGCGCAATCGCGTCCGTTCCGATCGGACCGGGCGAGTGCTGATCTCGATCAGCGTGCCGCGCCGGCTCAATCCGACGGACGTCCGGGCCATGCTGCTCGAGGCCGGCGAGGCGCATGGCGACGTGCTGAAGAAGCCGCCGCCAGCCGTGATGTTCAAGAAGCTCGGTACGACGACGATGGATTTCGACCTGATCTGCGTCGTCGGCGAGGTCGACATCGTCGGGCGCGTCACCAGCGATCTCAATTACGTCATTCACAAACGCCTGGCCGAGCTGGAGACCCCGGTCGCGACCGAGCTCACGGTCAAGGGCCTGGAGGGCGTCGAGCATTCGCTCGGCGAGATCGCCGCCGCCGTCTCGCGAGAGGTCGGTCGCCGCGCCAAGCCGACGAGTGGACGCGTTACCGTGAAGCGCTCGGGCCCTCCACCCGAGACCGAGGAAGAACCGGAGGAGGCCCCGGCCTCGCCGCCCGCCAAGCCTGAACCAGCCGCGACGGGCGGCAAGGACGAGACCAAGGATTGA
- a CDS encoding (2Fe-2S)-binding protein, whose translation MAKLTINGKTIDVAVEDDTPLLWVIREQIGLTGTKYGCGVAQCGACTVHIDGVATRSCTMPVSAITAEQKIVTIEGLSPDGNHPIQKAWIEHDVPQCGFCQSGMIMAAAALLQANPKPSDADIAAEMTNICRCGTYNRVKAAIKDVAAGGQLGRG comes from the coding sequence GTGGCTAAGCTGACCATCAATGGCAAGACGATCGACGTTGCGGTCGAGGACGACACGCCGCTGCTCTGGGTGATCCGCGAGCAGATCGGGCTGACGGGCACGAAATACGGTTGCGGCGTCGCCCAATGCGGCGCCTGCACGGTCCATATCGACGGCGTCGCCACCCGCTCCTGCACCATGCCGGTGAGCGCCATTACCGCCGAGCAGAAGATCGTCACCATCGAAGGGCTCTCGCCCGACGGCAACCATCCGATCCAGAAGGCCTGGATCGAGCACGACGTGCCGCAATGCGGCTTCTGCCAGAGCGGCATGATCATGGCCGCAGCCGCCCTGCTCCAGGCCAACCCGAAGCCGAGCGACGCCGACATTGCCGCCGAGATGACCAATATCTGCCGGTGCGGCACCTATAACCGCGTCAAGGCCGCGATCAAGGACGTCGCCGCCGGCGGCCAGCTCGGCCGCGGTTGA
- a CDS encoding xanthine dehydrogenase family protein molybdopterin-binding subunit, whose protein sequence is MSLASVTDTKLSRRSILKGSAAAAGAFSFGFAIPFDEAQAQGAVPEINAWVVVQPDDKVVIRIARSEMGQGTLTGLAQLVAEELDCDWAKVTTEYPTPGQNLARNRVWGNFSTGGSRGIRESHEYVRKGGAAARMMLVQAAADGWKVPAAECSAAKGVITHKVSSRSIRYGEVAAAASKLQAPAPANVPLKDPKDWIIAGKPLKRLDTADKTTGKKVYGMDFTLPGMLNAAIKDCPVFGGKVKSFDAAKIKDMPGVKHVLPVGDSAVAVVADSWWRAKTALDALPITWDEGEHAKVSSESIAAWLKEGLDAPQAAVGNQNGDVKGAIANAARVIEQVYSYPFQNHACMEVMNATALYTPERCEVWTPTQNGEAALAATAEASGLPLAKCEAYKIDLGGGFGRRGAVHDWVRQVVAIAKQIPGTPVKLIWSREEDMLHGRFHPVTQCKLTGALDKDGNLTGLHLRISGQSIVAGIFPQNIQNGRDPAVFQGLNPPGPEASIGYTVPNLLIDHAMRNPHVPPGFWRGVNLNQNTIYLECFMDELAHAAGKDPLEFRRALMKDHPKHLAVLNAVAEKAGWGTKAPEGVYRGICQTMGFGSYVAAVAEVSVDAEGKLKIHKITAATDPGHAVNPAQIERQVEGSFVYGLSAALYGECTVKDGRMVEENFDTYPVVRMEDMPAVETIIVPSGGFWGGVGEPTIAVAAPAVLNAIFAATGKRVRNLPLKNTDLRKA, encoded by the coding sequence ATGAGTCTAGCCTCTGTGACCGATACGAAGCTCTCCCGCCGCAGCATCCTGAAGGGCTCGGCCGCAGCGGCCGGCGCCTTCAGCTTCGGCTTCGCCATCCCCTTCGATGAGGCGCAGGCGCAAGGCGCCGTGCCCGAGATCAACGCCTGGGTCGTGGTCCAGCCCGACGACAAGGTGGTGATCCGGATCGCCCGCTCGGAAATGGGCCAGGGCACGCTGACCGGTCTCGCCCAGCTCGTTGCCGAGGAGCTCGACTGCGACTGGGCCAAGGTCACCACCGAATACCCCACGCCCGGCCAAAACCTCGCCCGCAACCGCGTCTGGGGCAATTTCTCGACCGGCGGCAGCCGCGGCATCCGCGAATCCCATGAATATGTCCGTAAAGGCGGCGCCGCGGCGCGCATGATGCTGGTTCAGGCGGCCGCCGATGGCTGGAAGGTTCCGGCTGCCGAATGCAGCGCCGCCAAGGGCGTGATCACCCACAAGGTCTCCAGCCGCTCGATCCGTTACGGCGAGGTCGCGGCCGCAGCGTCCAAGCTTCAGGCTCCAGCACCGGCCAATGTGCCGCTCAAGGACCCGAAGGACTGGATCATCGCCGGCAAGCCGCTGAAGCGACTCGACACCGCCGACAAGACCACCGGCAAGAAGGTCTACGGCATGGACTTCACGCTGCCGGGGATGCTGAACGCGGCGATCAAGGACTGCCCGGTCTTCGGCGGCAAGGTGAAGAGCTTCGACGCCGCCAAGATCAAGGACATGCCGGGCGTCAAGCACGTCCTGCCGGTCGGCGACAGCGCCGTGGCCGTCGTCGCCGACAGCTGGTGGCGGGCCAAGACCGCGCTCGACGCGCTGCCGATCACCTGGGACGAGGGCGAGCACGCCAAGGTCTCGAGCGAGAGCATCGCCGCCTGGCTGAAGGAAGGGCTCGATGCACCGCAAGCCGCCGTCGGCAACCAGAACGGCGACGTCAAAGGCGCCATCGCCAACGCCGCCCGCGTCATCGAGCAGGTCTATTCCTACCCGTTCCAGAATCATGCCTGCATGGAGGTGATGAACGCGACCGCGCTCTACACCCCCGAGCGCTGCGAGGTCTGGACGCCGACGCAGAACGGCGAAGCCGCGCTGGCTGCCACCGCCGAGGCCTCCGGCCTGCCGCTGGCGAAATGCGAGGCCTACAAGATCGACCTGGGCGGCGGATTCGGCCGGCGCGGCGCCGTCCATGACTGGGTCCGCCAGGTCGTCGCCATCGCCAAGCAGATCCCCGGCACGCCGGTCAAGCTGATCTGGTCGCGCGAGGAGGACATGCTGCACGGGCGCTTCCACCCGGTGACGCAGTGCAAGCTCACCGGCGCACTCGACAAGGACGGCAACCTGACCGGTTTGCACCTGCGCATCTCCGGCCAGTCGATCGTCGCCGGCATCTTCCCGCAGAACATCCAGAACGGCCGCGACCCCGCCGTGTTCCAGGGCCTCAACCCGCCGGGGCCGGAGGCCTCGATCGGCTACACCGTGCCGAACCTCCTGATCGACCACGCCATGCGCAACCCGCATGTGCCGCCCGGCTTCTGGCGCGGGGTCAACCTCAACCAGAACACCATCTATCTCGAATGCTTCATGGACGAACTCGCCCATGCGGCGGGCAAGGATCCGCTCGAATTCCGCCGGGCGCTGATGAAGGACCATCCCAAGCACCTCGCCGTGCTGAATGCCGTCGCCGAGAAGGCCGGCTGGGGCACCAAGGCGCCGGAAGGGGTCTATCGCGGCATCTGCCAGACCATGGGCTTTGGCTCCTATGTCGCGGCTGTCGCCGAGGTCTCGGTCGACGCCGAGGGCAAGCTCAAGATCCACAAGATCACCGCCGCGACCGATCCCGGCCACGCCGTCAACCCGGCCCAGATCGAGCGCCAGGTCGAGGGCTCCTTCGTCTACGGGCTCTCCGCCGCGCTCTATGGCGAGTGCACGGTCAAGGACGGGCGCATGGTCGAGGAGAATTTCGACACCTATCCGGTGGTGCGTATGGAGGACATGCCTGCGGTCGAGACGATCAT